A window from Cryptomeria japonica chromosome 1, Sugi_1.0, whole genome shotgun sequence encodes these proteins:
- the LOC131043623 gene encoding ethylene-responsive transcription factor ERF017 encodes MIKGKEKEERREGRYRGIRVRKWGKWVSEIRLPRTKRRLWLGSYETAEEAARAFDVGSYCIHGPRASLNFPNSPPLLNIPRGIRLSPQQIKAAAIEAASAKSLPCGADDDKKDESFASVDSEFEPPEHHQMMSKCFESLLWDSPNDQVSSTIYISAYLGVALTMDCVIPYDHGKEMNCYTYDFSEHLDGLWSS; translated from the coding sequence ATGATTAAGGGAAAAGAGAAGGAGGAGAGGAGAGAAGGGCGTTACAGAGGAATTCGGGTTAGAAAATGGGGGAAATGGGTGTCTGAAATTAGGCTCCCAAGAACAAAAAGACGCCTTTGGTTGGGGTCGTATGAAACTGCAGAAGAAGCAGCAAGAGCATTTGATGTGGGGAGCTATTGTATTCATGGTCCTCGTGCTTCTCTCAACTTTCCCAACTCTCCCCCTCTTTTAAACATCCCTCGTGGCATTCGTCTTTCTCCCCAGCAAATCAAGGCTGCTGCCATTGAAGCAGCTTCTGCAAAGTCTCTACCTTGTGGAGCAGATGATGATAAAAAGGATGAGTCCTTTGCTTCTGTAGATTCAGAGTTTGAACCGCCTGAACACCACCAAATGATGAGCAAGTGTTTTGAGTCTCTTCTGTGGGATTCCCCTAACGATCAGGTTTCCAGTACCATATATATTTCTGCATATCTTGGCGTTGCGTTGACGATGGATTGTGTAATACCTTATGATCATGGTAAGGAGATGAACTGCTACACTTATGATTTCTCAGAGCATTTAGATGGATTGTGGAGCTCCTGA